In bacterium, the following proteins share a genomic window:
- a CDS encoding OsmC family protein: protein MQVQARWTSGMRFEGTNADGLSVTMDAHPEHGGAGGGPAPMETLLLALAGCTGADVVSILRKMRAPLDRFTIEVHADRAAEHPRVLTAIHLRYDAAGRGLQPDQVKKAVALSQEKYCSVSAMLRRATPITYDVVVTDTSAGSEGARAHAPAAGQAG from the coding sequence ATGCAGGTGCAGGCGCGGTGGACGTCCGGCATGCGATTCGAAGGGACGAACGCGGACGGGCTGAGCGTGACGATGGACGCTCATCCCGAACACGGCGGCGCCGGAGGCGGGCCGGCGCCGATGGAGACCCTGCTCCTCGCGCTTGCCGGGTGCACCGGCGCGGACGTGGTCTCGATCCTCCGGAAGATGCGCGCTCCGTTGGATCGCTTCACGATCGAAGTACACGCCGACCGGGCGGCGGAGCATCCCCGGGTGCTCACCGCGATCCATCTGCGCTACGATGCCGCAGGACGCGGGCTGCAGCCGGACCAGGTGAAAAAAGCAGTCGCCCTGTCCCAGGAGAAATACTGCTCAGTGTCGGCCATGCTGCGCCGGGCCACCCCCATCACCTACGACGTCGTCGTGACCGACACGAGCGCCGGCTCGGAAGGCGCGCGGGCCCACGCCCCGGCCGCGGGGCAGGCCGGATAG
- a CDS encoding metal-sensing transcriptional repressor — MAATLRLEKDTEAAIQARLRRVEGQVAGLQRMLAQGRDCTEIAQQVAAARAALDRVAIDLIAAGLEQCVRMEADGKPQAAGALAKLRQTFLMFR; from the coding sequence ATGGCCGCGACGTTACGGCTCGAGAAAGACACCGAAGCCGCGATCCAGGCGCGCCTGAGGCGAGTCGAAGGGCAGGTCGCCGGCCTGCAGCGGATGCTGGCGCAAGGACGCGACTGCACGGAAATCGCCCAGCAGGTCGCCGCCGCGCGGGCGGCGCTGGACCGCGTGGCCATCGACCTCATCGCGGCGGGCCTCGAGCAATGCGTGCGGATGGAGGCGGACGGCAAGCCCCAGGCGGCCGGCGCGCTCGCGAAACTGAGACAGACGTTCTTGATGTTCAGATAG
- a CDS encoding thioredoxin family protein: protein MTLLKPADAAAVRRRFQDGLRDDVAIEFFTSSSSGLAVPGWECELCPMTRQLLEELVALDPRLKLEVRSAAAEPTGGGALPVERIPAVLLGRNGRSGTSSGIRFYGIPSGYEFAALIDDLIAVSRSDSGLAPETRAALATLARDVHLQVFVTPTCPYCPGASRLAHAMALESPRVRADVIESMEFPALADRYGVYGVPKIVLNEARSFEGALPEPAFLEQVMAAAAADAAPAARGE, encoded by the coding sequence GACGCGGCGGCGGTGCGCCGCCGATTCCAGGACGGCCTGCGCGACGACGTGGCGATCGAATTCTTCACATCCTCGTCGAGCGGCCTGGCCGTCCCCGGATGGGAGTGCGAGCTCTGCCCGATGACGCGGCAACTGCTCGAAGAGCTCGTGGCGCTGGATCCCAGGTTGAAGCTCGAGGTCCGCAGCGCCGCCGCCGAGCCAACCGGCGGAGGCGCGCTTCCGGTCGAACGCATCCCGGCCGTTCTCCTCGGCCGCAACGGGCGTTCAGGCACGAGTTCAGGGATCCGGTTTTACGGCATCCCCTCGGGCTACGAGTTTGCGGCGCTGATCGACGATCTCATCGCCGTCTCCCGAAGCGACAGCGGGCTGGCGCCGGAGACCAGGGCGGCGCTCGCAACGCTCGCCCGGGACGTCCACCTCCAGGTGTTCGTAACGCCGACCTGTCCCTATTGCCCGGGGGCCAGCCGCCTGGCGCACGCGATGGCGCTCGAATCGCCGCGGGTACGCGCCGACGTCATCGAGTCGATGGAGTTCCCGGCGCTCGCCGACCGGTACGGCGTGTACGGAGTCCCGAAGATCGTACTCAACGAGGCCCGGAGCTTCGAGGGCGCGCTGCCGGAGCCGGCCTTCCTCGAACAGGTCATGGCCGCCGCGGCGGCGGACGCCGCTCCCGCGGCAAGGGGTGAGTGA